One stretch of Macadamia integrifolia cultivar HAES 741 unplaced genomic scaffold, SCU_Mint_v3 scaffold635, whole genome shotgun sequence DNA includes these proteins:
- the LOC122069541 gene encoding tubulin alpha chain-like — protein sequence MRECISIHIGQAGIQVGNACWELYCLEHGIQPDGQMPSDKTIGGGDDAFNTFFSETGAGKHVPRAVFVDLEPTVIDEVRTGTYRQLFHPEQLISGKEDAANNFARGHYTIGKEIVDLCLDRIRKLADNCTGLQGFLVFNAVGGGTGSGLGSLLLERLSVDYGKKSKLGFTVYPSPQVSTSVVEPYNSVLSTHSLLEHTDVAVLLDNEAIYDICRRSLDIERPTYTNLNRLVSQVISSLTASLRFDGALNVDVTEFQTNLVPYPRIHFMLSSYAPVISAEKAYHEQLSVAEITNSAFEPSSMMAKCDPRHGKYMACCLMYRGDVVPKDVNAAVATIKTKRTIQFVDWCPTGFKCGINYQPPTVVPGGDLAKVQRAVCMISNSTSVAEVFSRIDHKFDLMYAKRAFVHWYVGEGMEEGEFSEAREDLAALEKDYEEVGAESAEGEDGDEGDEY from the coding sequence CCAAATGCCGAGTGACAAAACGATTGGTGGAGGAGATGATGCCTTCAACACCTTTTTCAGCGAAACTGGTGCTGGGAAGCACGTCCCCCGCGCTGTCTTCGTAGATCTTGAGCCCACCGTTATTGATGAAGTGAGGACTGGGACGTACCGCCAGCTCTTCCACCCAGAACAACTCATTAGTGGCAAGGAAGATGCTGCTAACAACTTTGCCCGTGGCCACTATACCATTGGGAAAGAAATCGTCGACCTCTGCTTGGATCGGATCCGTAAGCTCGCGGATAACTGTACTGGTCTCCAAGGTTTCCTGGTTTTCAACGCTGTTGGTGGAGGCACCGGATCTGGTCTGGGATCGCTTCTCTTGGAGCGTCTGTCTGTCGATTACGGAAAGAAGTCAAAGCTTGGCTTCACCGTCTATCCATCTCCTCAGGTTTCAACCTCTGTTGTTGAGCCCTACAACAGTGTCCTCTCCACCCACTCCCTTCTTGAGCACACTGATGTTGCTGTGCTCCTGGACAATGAGGCCATCTATGATATTTGCAGGCGCTCCCTTGACATCGAACGACCTACGTACACCAACCTCAACCGTTTGGTGTCTCAGGTCATTTCGTCCCTGACTGCATCCCTGAGGTTCGATGGTGCACTCAACGTTGATGTGACAGAGTTCCAGACTAACTTGGTCCCATACCCCAGGATCCACTTTATGCTTTCCTCTTATGCACCTGTCATCTCGGCTGAGAAGGCTTACCATGAGCAGCTCTCAGTGGCGGAGATCACCAACAGTGCTTTTGAGCCGTCGTCCATGATGGCCAAATGTGATCCTCGCCACGGTAAGTACATGGCTTGCTGCCTTATGTACCGTGGTGATGTTGTGCCCAAGGATGTGAATGCTGCGGTGGCCACCATTAAGACCAAGAGGACAATTCAGTTCGTGGACTGGTGCCCAACTGGGTTCAAATGTGGTATCAACTACCAGCCACCAACTGTTGTTCCAGGAGGTGATCTGGCCAAAGTTCAGAGGGCTGTTTGCATGATCTCTAACTCGACCAGTGTTGCAGAGGTGTTCTCCAGAATTGACCATAAGTTTGATCTTATGTATGCCAAGCGTGCCTTCGTGCACTGGTATGTTGGTGAGGGAATGGAAGAGGGAGAATTCTCTGAAGCTCGTGAGGATCTTGCTGCACTTGAGAAGGATTATGAGGAGGTTGGTGCTGAGTCTGCTGAGGGAGAAGATGGTGATGAGGGAGACGAATACTAA